A window of the Brassica oleracea var. oleracea cultivar TO1000 chromosome C1, BOL, whole genome shotgun sequence genome harbors these coding sequences:
- the LOC106340783 gene encoding uncharacterized protein LOC106340783: MPAEKNSEATSSRSQREQEQPSDLNETGNVSATLEGGVRQSGPKEKPVNHFGANKPMAPGKATQQMEKFMNPHDIRKTLTEAGYGVLKMKRRDPRVIITSPVTSIAKRSATRSPVISATPLKRTDATTVGKITPRKTPDPKMNLNGFGEDSTPHKVPNEENSEARSRKRKSQQPSSAGTSSVSNAMINGASKSICNNAEVVVQPLSAWIMGLPFAKALPFWKTYESAGFESFPQRPHFSPLLKDKEDLRELLAVGMIVTFYGLLDEVKGLKLDDPMSKLKDLRVKFAKLKVHGFNIKSPQGRINKLLFLKEVRAKKAEKQQRFENYMEKEESESRKLQSKRAGMKRKICELQTQDKVAKVRMEAAEEKIADMKSHAEKIGQEIEEMEVEFQKVVSALCFGK; the protein is encoded by the exons ATGCCTGCGGAGAAGAATAGCGAAGCTACTAGTAGCAGAAGTCAAAGAGAACAAGAACAACCCTCGGACCTGAATGAAACAG GAAATGTATCTGCTACTTTGGAAGGTGGAGTTAGACAAAGCGGACCAAAG GAAAAACCTGTAAACCATTTTGGTGCTAATAAGCCAATGGCTCCTGGAAAGGCCACACAGCAGATGGAAAAATTCATGAATCCACATGACATTCGCAAGACACTCACTGAAGCT GGCTACGGAGTATTGAAAATGAAGAGGAGGGATCCTCGGGTCATCATAACCTCGCCAGTAACATCAATAG CAAAAAGATCTGCAACCCGGTCTCCGGTCATAAGTGCAACACCATTGAAACGTACAGACGCCACAACTGTAGGAAAAATAACCCCAAGGAAGACACCTGACCCAAAGATGAATCTGAATGGTTTTGGAGAGGACTCAACTCCACATAAG GTGCCAAATGAAGAGAACAGCGAAGCTAGGAGTAGAAAAAGGAAAAGTCAACAACCCTCAAGTG CTGGGACTAGCAGTGTTTCAAATGCTATGATCAATGGTGCAAGTAAAAGTATTTGCAACAATGCTGAAGTTGTTGTACAGCCTCTCTCTGCTTGGATAATGGGTTTACCTTTTGCAAAGGCGTTACCATTTTGGAAGACGTATGAATCAGCCGGTTTCGAATCTTTTCCGCAACGACCTCACTTCAGCCCATTGCTTAAAGATAAAGAAGATCTCCGTGAGTTGTTGGCCGTTGGTATGATAGTCACCTTTTATGGGTTACTAGACGAAGTAAAGGGTCTGAAGCTGGATGATCCTATGAGCAAGCTCAAGGATCTCAGGGTGAAATTTGCCAAACTAAAAGTTCATGGTTTCAACATTAAATCTCCTCAAGGTCGAATCAACAAATTGTTGTTTCTTAAAGAGGTGCGAGCTAAGAAAGCCGAGAAACAACAACGTTTTGAGAACTACATGGAAAAGGAAGAAAGTGAAAGTCGCAAGTTACAATCTAAGAGGGCTGGGATGAAACGCAAGATCTGTGAGCTGCAGACACAAGATAAAGTTGCGAAAGTGAGGATGGAAGCCGCTGAGGAAAAGATAGCAGATATGAAGTCACATGCAGAAAAGATTGGTCAAGAAATTGAAGAAATGGAGGTTGAGTTTCAAAAAGTTGTATCGGCTCTATGCTTTGGTAAATGA